The Streptomyces sp. NBC_00670 genome window below encodes:
- a CDS encoding NAD(P)/FAD-dependent oxidoreductase translates to MTSDARVVVIGAGLAGVALARRLGELGVPALVVGEEEHRPYNRVLLAEVLAGRYAPEVIALPGPAGEPVRGRVTGIDRAARRVRCADGTEITYGTLVLATGSNPVLPPLRGLFGADRRLPEGVHAFRTMDDCLGLARAVHPGVRAVVVGGGLLGVSAARALAARGAQVVLAQQAERLMERQLDPVSSGLVRRHLTGLGVEVHTETRVRDVRCAGGAVHSVELADGYRLDTDLVVLACGVRPRTGLAEEAGLAVRTGVLVDDRLRTSDPYIRAIGDCAEHDGTAYGLAAPALEQAGVLATLLADPDATARYTGTRALTRLTLAGDEAPAAPAPFLDLAAFGDPDPRPGDDVVQLADATRGTYRKVVVRDDRVVGGVLVGELGTVGALARAWEGAEPLPDGTPLLHLLTNDGGS, encoded by the coding sequence ATGACCTCGGACGCGCGTGTGGTGGTGATCGGGGCCGGGCTCGCGGGTGTCGCGCTCGCCCGGCGGCTCGGTGAGCTCGGTGTGCCCGCGCTGGTCGTGGGGGAGGAGGAGCACCGCCCGTACAACAGGGTGCTGCTCGCCGAGGTGCTGGCCGGGCGGTACGCGCCCGAGGTGATCGCGCTGCCGGGGCCGGCCGGGGAGCCGGTGCGCGGCCGGGTCACCGGGATCGACCGTGCCGCGCGGCGCGTGCGGTGCGCGGACGGCACCGAGATCACGTACGGCACGCTCGTCCTCGCCACCGGCTCCAACCCCGTACTCCCGCCGCTGCGCGGGCTGTTCGGCGCGGACCGCCGGCTGCCCGAGGGCGTGCACGCGTTCCGCACCATGGACGACTGCCTCGGACTCGCCCGTGCCGTGCACCCCGGCGTGCGCGCCGTCGTGGTCGGCGGAGGGCTGCTCGGCGTCTCCGCCGCCCGCGCGCTGGCCGCGCGCGGCGCGCAGGTCGTCCTCGCCCAGCAGGCCGAGCGGCTGATGGAACGCCAGCTCGACCCGGTCTCCTCCGGGCTGGTCCGGCGCCATCTCACCGGGCTCGGCGTGGAGGTCCACACCGAGACCCGGGTGCGCGACGTGCGCTGCGCCGGCGGCGCCGTCCACTCGGTGGAGCTGGCCGACGGCTACCGGCTCGACACCGACCTCGTCGTCCTGGCGTGCGGGGTCCGCCCGCGCACCGGGCTCGCCGAGGAGGCCGGGCTCGCCGTCCGTACGGGCGTCCTCGTCGACGACCGGCTGCGCACCTCGGACCCGTACATCCGTGCGATCGGCGACTGCGCCGAGCACGACGGGACGGCGTACGGCCTGGCCGCACCCGCCCTCGAACAGGCCGGCGTCCTGGCCACCCTGCTCGCGGACCCCGACGCCACCGCCCGCTACACCGGCACCCGCGCACTGACCCGCCTCACGCTCGCGGGAGACGAAGCCCCGGCCGCCCCCGCCCCCTTCCTCGACCTCGCCGCCTTCGGCGACCCCGACCCCCGCCCCGGCGACGACGTCGTCCAGCTCGCCGACGCCACCCGCGGCACCTACCGCAAGGTCGTCGTCCGCGACGACCGCGTCGTCGGCGGGGTCCTCGTCGGCGAACTCGGCACCGTCGGCGCCCTCGCCCGCGCCTGGGAGGGAGCGGAGCCGCTCCCCGACGGCACCCCCCTGCTCCATCTGCTCACCAACGACGGAGGCTCCTGA